From Micromonospora sp. NBC_01699, a single genomic window includes:
- a CDS encoding glycosyltransferase family 4 protein has protein sequence MSAPRPVPTGRRVLVVSRYDVGHPRAGDPERYLHEITRRWVADGAEVTWVATRSPDAPADETLDGVRLRRGGSALGTAARLVRGGHRFDAVLDATGGSTIALPLLTGRPVPVVEVVHRVPQRTAGRRSRLLAAAARGWSRSNRSVVALSPSARHDLRRRHRLQGPIFIVPPGAPTPVPVEAGQRADAPTIVVDVDLVAEERTELLLGALPAVVAALPDLRVEILGDGPELARLRRLADTARLAGTVTLHGRVTDDDRDRWLRRAWLTVATADGPGCRTRLLNAAAYGIPSVVLQAPGAREFLRTGHTGHLVETPDHLPAMLVGQLTALGDDEVARRVARACRSWADRFTWERSAALLAGVVEHQIRAVGYDPARRRSARSDIATLVRLPAGGSVPAGALRPTDEVVAANGQVNLLLNGCDEFDALGVLARLGVTGAQLHLAGHDDLLIGPHPLPPVLTGLPTRRALALALDRS, from the coding sequence GTGAGCGCGCCCCGGCCGGTCCCGACCGGTCGCCGGGTCCTGGTGGTCAGCCGGTACGACGTGGGGCATCCCCGGGCCGGCGACCCGGAACGGTACCTGCACGAGATCACCCGCCGGTGGGTGGCCGACGGTGCCGAGGTCACCTGGGTGGCGACCCGATCCCCGGACGCACCCGCCGACGAAACCCTCGACGGGGTACGGCTCCGGCGCGGCGGCAGTGCGCTCGGCACCGCCGCCCGGTTGGTCCGCGGCGGTCATCGCTTCGACGCGGTGCTGGACGCCACCGGCGGATCGACCATCGCGCTTCCGCTGCTCACCGGACGGCCCGTGCCGGTGGTCGAGGTGGTGCACCGGGTACCGCAACGGACCGCCGGCCGGCGCAGCCGGCTGCTCGCCGCGGCGGCACGCGGGTGGAGCCGGTCGAACCGGTCAGTGGTGGCACTTTCCCCCTCGGCCCGGCACGACCTGCGTCGCCGCCACCGTCTCCAGGGACCGATCTTCATAGTTCCGCCCGGCGCGCCGACACCCGTACCGGTCGAGGCCGGGCAACGGGCCGACGCACCGACCATCGTGGTCGACGTCGACCTGGTCGCCGAGGAGCGGACCGAGCTGTTGCTCGGGGCGCTGCCGGCGGTCGTCGCCGCCCTGCCCGACCTACGCGTCGAGATCCTCGGCGACGGGCCGGAACTGGCCCGGCTACGTCGGCTCGCCGACACCGCGCGACTGGCCGGGACGGTAACCCTGCACGGCCGGGTCACCGACGACGACCGGGACCGATGGCTGCGCCGCGCCTGGCTGACCGTTGCCACCGCCGACGGGCCGGGGTGCCGGACCCGGCTGCTCAACGCCGCCGCGTACGGGATACCGAGTGTGGTGCTACAGGCACCCGGCGCGCGGGAGTTCCTGCGCACCGGCCACACCGGACACCTCGTCGAAACTCCCGACCACCTGCCCGCCATGCTGGTCGGTCAGCTGACCGCGCTGGGCGACGACGAGGTCGCCCGGCGGGTCGCCCGAGCGTGCCGGAGCTGGGCCGACCGGTTCACCTGGGAGCGCAGTGCCGCGCTGCTCGCCGGCGTGGTCGAGCATCAGATCCGGGCGGTCGGGTACGACCCGGCCCGACGCCGGTCGGCCCGATCCGACATCGCCACCCTGGTCCGGTTGCCGGCTGGCGGGTCGGTACCGGCCGGCGCACTGCGCCCGACCGACGAGGTGGTGGCGGCGAACGGGCAGGTCAACCTCCTGCTCAACGGCTGCGACGAGTTCGACGCGCTCGGCGTACTGGCCCGCCTCGGCGTGACCGGGGCCCAGCTGCACCTGGCCGGACACGACGACCTGCTGATCGGCCCGCACCCGCTCCCACCGGTCCTGACCGGCCTACCCACCCGCCGCGCACTCGCACTCGCACTCGACAGGAGCTGA